The window tacatgagGTTCATGGTAAATGGTATTAATTATCCATTTATATTTTGGAAACGGAAAGTTCCATGTGTTTTTGCACAAATTGATATGAATGTTGGAAAAAGGTTGACTATAAAATTGATAACGGTTAATGATTATCAATTTTGACTAGTGGTTAAGGACTTTCTCTAAAGTCACTATGCATCTTTTGTTTAGTTATTGGTTTGCCGGTTAATTGTCAAAGGAAAAGGGGCATCGGCTATATGACGATGTGCAATGCGGAATTTGTTATATATTCTGTAATTTGGTAACGCATATATTATGCAAGATGGGTGTTGATGTGAATCAAGCATCCAGGTTGGTTATCTCGTTTTGAGAAAACATGAAGTTTTCATTATCTTCATTTAAGTTTTGTCCTCAATCATGTTGATGATCCATCAAGGTGGTGCGAGTAAGTAAAACAAATATGTTCTAATATGAAAGTAGGATTACTGTTGTTTATTGCTTAATTCTCTAAAATAGCGGTATGGTATTGAATATACTTCTCTTGGAAATTGGTGTTGTGATGTATATGATGACATCAAGTAACCAATGTAGAAAATGTGTTGGAGAGTTTAAGCATGGTCTAATAATATACTAGAAAAGAACATTGTGATGTGGTTtaagtatttaatacttgtaaaacTGACCATGGATTATGGTTTAACTCACAATGTGAATCCTTAAGGCATATTAAGTATGTATTGAGCTTACTAATGATCAAGAGAATTATACATCTACAAGTCGTTATATTTTACACTTGCAATAGATGAGATATTTTGGATCAAGGGATTGATGTTGAGATTATTGGCACTATGATCTTATTGTCATTACTTCTTGGTTTAGAAGTGGATTGACTAAGGTATGGTTATAATTATAATCTCATTATCCAATGTAATGGCAATAGTTGTGTGCATATTGATGAAATGGCCATTATCAAGGGTGTACACATTATAGGTTTACATTGGTGAATCCTGGAAAGGTGGACAAATGAATGAACTATACTATTCAATCAATGAACTTGAATACTCGCTAGTTTCTTATGGTAAATAAGAATTTAATGAATCCTTGGATAAAATGATTGAAAAGGGAAATTGATTGAAGTGAAAATGAATGAGATTGGAATTCTTTTGATCCCTAGTTGTGGGATGTACTTAGACTAAGGCATGTAGCTAATATACAAAGGAAAGTCTAGACGTTTATGCCTTAGACAAACTGTGTTTCGTGAGGTGATCACGAATGAAGTGATGCGTGTGGATTTTGTTGGGTCACAACAAAACTTTGACCGAATCACTTGATAAAAGTGTTAGCCGGAAGCATGCACAAGTTGGCTAATGTTATGGGATTGAAGTCCGATTTAGATCTTCcatagtgggatacccaattcccttctagtacaacgctaggagcagaattcaatgaggaaagcctACTATTTGAAGATTGGAACACATACATTATATGATCCCAAGGAATGTGTTCGGACCCGTAAGATAAAGCGAGGTTGAAGTTAAACTTCTTAATAGTTTTCTTAAAAAATTGCATTGCGGTAGCAAGATTATAAGAaaactacctatgtgaacatgaggtttgccgcctcaagaaagcttggacttggcttttgatatgttcataagaggattgggacacatggctatAATAGTGTCGGGTTAATTGTTAGAGACTATGGAACTAATGTGTGTATTATCGACAcgttttcaaatgaattgatgggttcaaacgtttagagcaccctgattttcgaatttttgcacgtgtaatatactatgtgtaaattcaatccatgtgacatttacatttatgcattagttttctatttgttggtattttagtaatcaaggatcatactaaaattgggggtggggggggggggattgttgatgattttagcatgatccaacgtcattttagtgGTTGGATTACTAAGTTGAAAGTGCTCGAACCATTGAAACGCTACACGAAtatggagagtgtggagtacacgttcgtaaaaggGAAATATGGTTTGAGGAAATGGATATAAGCTTGAAAATAATGTTTGGAACATTAGAAATGCGAAACGGGACTTGCAAGACCAAACGCACCGAACCACAACGCGTAAAACTGCAGCAGCCAGGCTGCAACATTAAGTCGCGGCACGGCTGGGAGGGGCGCGGTGCGCCTTAAGGCGCTGTGTCCAGGTCGAAGGTGTTGCTTGCTGTTGGTGCTTGTGTCTTTGTTAAGCCGCGGTGCGGGTCCCTAGGCCGCGGCGTGGCTTAACACATGGACGCTGAAAAGGTGCCATTTTTACCCAAAAGGTGCATTTGATccccaaacgttttggggttgttcTAGGACATTTAAGAGCGGTTTTTACATGTATTTGGACTTGTTTAAGCACAAATACATGGGTATAAACTTCCAAGCTATGTATGGGGTATCATGAAAGGTTGTGACTTTTGGTAaacaccttttgacccattataaatatatggattcatttccatATGAAAGGTTACACACTTGTGACAGATTTTGTTTATACAAAATACACTTTCAACATAAACAAATAGAATATACAATCTGCTTGTGGAATTGATATCTTTTAGCCAAGACGTCAATTCATCCTTGTCTTATCTCAATCGAAATTTCGTGCAATCCGTGGCTAAgagggtcgaaatattcgattaggaaagtgttcacacgattcaatGATCAATCCGGAGTCATCATTCATGCACGAAATGCACACACATATAACAGAATGCACGTTTCCATTTTTCACAGATGATTCTAAAGTTTAGTATATCCCAATTTTGAAAAATTTGATACCCAAATATGaaacgaataatcgaattattattCTAATTTTCGAAATGTCGATATGCTCAGATTAAGTTGCTAATTTTGAATAACAGTTCTCATGATATATTTTTGAAGAGACCTAATATCTACTAATCAAATCTTTAAGCATCGCTCTTTATTAAACTTTGATGGACATAGAAATGAAAATACAAGTTGATGTTATAAAGTACTTAAATAACAATCACAATCACAACAACAATACACGATCCCTCAACAAAAGGGTATAGTAAGAATACAAAAGTACATATATAAGTTGATAATCAATTATCTACTTATGGAATTCAATAACCCAGAAATTGCAAGCAAAGGCTTCCTTTGTGATTCTACTAAATCCGGCCTCTTTTGCCAATGCAAGAAACTCGTCCTCGGTGCGCTCCCTTCCTCCTGGATCTTGTGTCATCATGATTGCATCTGTATTGGTATTGGCTTGAACCCAAACGCTTGAATCTGGTATCAACGGGAGAATCGCATCGACAGCGATAACCTTTCCATTATCCGGCAAAGCTTTATAGCAGTTGCGTAGTAGCTTCACACAGTGTTCATTACTCCAATCATGTAATATCCACTATATATGTCAATATAAGAGTTAGTACTTTGATTTGGAAATCATTcaattgaagaaaaaaaaaaaaaacatcagtATAAACGAGGATAAACATTTCTGTTCAGGCTATCCGGAGAAGAGGTGTATTGTTTTTAAGGGGTGTATTGTTTTTACTCACATATCCTTAATTAGGTTATCCACTTATTTTTTCCGACCTATAAGATATGTTGTTAGTAAAGTTTGAACGATCTCATTTGAAAAAAATGAGGTCCCAACCACTAGGCTATGTGGGGATGGTTTAAATATGAAAAAACGCACATCAATATGTTTTAGCAAAAATACCTTCATGAAAATGGCTGCAGCTTGTGGTACATGATGAAACATATCTCCTCCTACATGTTCTATACCTACAAGTATAATAGAAAAAAGTAAGATAACTTTCATTTGTATACAATGTTGCTAATACGATCAAACATACCATGATACTTTGGTGCATGTTTTAGCACATGTGGCAAATCATAGTTAATCCCTTTAATAGAAGGGTATTTGGATACAATCATATTGATGGTGATTCCTAATCCACCTCCAACATCAACCAAACTACTAAGTTGATCAAAACCATCGTAGCACTTGAGAATTTCGGTCATCACGAAGGTACTATGGTGAACCATGGACTTGTTGAAAATCTCATTAAAACTTGCATTGATTGCCGGTAATTCAAATGTATTTGCACCATGAACCATGTCAAATGGAATACCTCCTTCAAGAACACAATCCTTAAGCTTGTACCTTTTTTTTTGGAACAACAAATTTTATTAGCCACAATAGGCAAATGGACCCCTAGCGAGTAACTAGGGGAACCAAAACAAAACAACTACAACAATAAGGATCTATAAACTTCATAACAAATACTATAGTATTTACTTTGAGTTTTATATTATAAAAATACACTGTTTTTGAATACTTTCTTTTGAACGACGGAGTTATATAAAAAAAACCTAGCAAAAACTAGAAAATAGAAACTTAACATACCAACTTTCGATAAACACTTGGCCTTGTACCAACTCCATAAGCGGACCTAGTGATATTCCGTTTTCATTCGGGACAAAGTATTTGGCAACAGGTGTAAGCCCATAAACTCTAACTGGCTTCAAGTCAGTATCCACTCTAGTGCAAGTAACAATCTTATGGCTAGCAAGCAAAAATAGCATTCGGTCAATCATGTCTGCGGCACCAGGGTTAGGGATTGACAAACGACTCGCTATCTTATGAGCAGAGAGTTGGACATCTGGTCCGGCCTCTGCTATTGAGTCCAGGACTTTGAGCTTGATTACGCTTAGCATCACCATTGGCAACGATGAGCACGTAACCAATTGCATTGCAGTTGCGAAATGCTCATCGTTGGTACCAAGTTTATTACAAGACTTGTCCATTTGATGCTCAAATGAAAGTGTTGCTACTTCCCCCATTATATAGtgttttttttattgttttataattcaggttatgtattatgtattattgACTAAAATAATCCAAGGGTTGCGCACACTCAGCAAGTACATGTCCCAGTAATTAATTAGAGAGAGATTTTAATAAGACAAATTTACCATTGGTCTTTAAATTTAATACTACACAGCATAGATAaactttatcttttttttttttttttttttttactttgttaaCCTCAAACTATTATACggagtactccctccgtcccaaatctattgtctccagacaaaaaacacgcagttaagaaattccactaacttcattctccaccagtaatatatcttctctctccagattaacctcttttgattggttgaaaaagaatctgaacaattaatttgggacatctcaaAATGGAATAATGGACAATAGATATGGGACGGATGGAGTATTAATTTATGGATGACCCTGAGAACTTGACGAGTGTTAATTTTTTCCCCTTAAGTGTAACCATGTGAACATCATGTAAGAGTATTTTCACCAATTCGCAAATTCTTTTCCCTTTCACCAATTCGcaagttctttttccttttctttcatctTCACCTTCTATCTTTACATCTAAAACCCCTTTATCCTCTTTACCTTCCAAATCAAAATACTCAAAGCATTTCACCAATTAATTAAAAGCAAAAATTACTCCGTATAAATTAGAATGCTTACATAAATCAAACTCAGCAGCAACACATATAGTTCGTGTCACCGAATACCAGCAGCGGTAGTTATTAGCACCATGAACACTATGAACTCAAAACATGAACTTATCGAATGGATTTCGTGAATGATGCTCACTAACAAAATTTTCAATTGACCACTCTAAACTTCAAATTAATTGTTAAAATATGTTTCCTAACTAAACGTGAAGTCATCTAAGTCTAATTTATATTCTAAATCAAACTTGAATTCTGAATTATTATGAAGAACAGTAGTAATAGCGAAGATATTAATCAAAAAAGTTTAAAGTCACCAGCAATGTTTGGTACAAAGTTAAAGGACTAACAACGAAATTTTGTCAAAAATCAAGCCAAACTTGGATCTAGATGTTGAATTAAAATCAAATAAACCTCAAGATAGTTTCCAGATCATAATCCCGAGCCTCGACGATCAGATTTATAATCCAAAATCAGTATACAAAATTCTAATTCGATTTATAAAACTCGGTTTGACGTTTTGGTTTAAACTTTGAGTCACGAACTAAATATCAAAAGAAGGAATTACAACCTGAAAATTTGCAGAAACTTTCACTATATCACATCATTGTAAACAACCAATGGCGAGTCGAGTCTACACTGTGATGAGTGAGGTCttattgttagaaataggaggttatgtatattatttgggaAAGAGAGGATGGATAATTTaaaagtttgattgatcttgaaaacttttcttttattgcttattgaattgcttgattacaaatgaggggtgaagccctcgatttatactactcaatggagtagtctagaactcTTCATCATCTACTAAAATCTAGATTTTTCCTAAGCattatctagatattttctaagtATTATCTTTAGATATTTTAAAAGATTTTTCTACACACTTTCAATACTACATATttcaagaagtttctacataatggactacaatcttgatccaaaatacttGGATACTTGCAAGACCAAATCCAAAACCCATAGCCCAAAATCAAGattagtttccaacagccccccttaaacttgatttcttCACTCccagcatattccgtaatctctgaaaagtctcgtgttttagaggctttgtgaaaatatcagcaacttggtcgaatgacttcgtgtactttatctgcacctctttatttgtaacacactccctgatgaaatgatatttcgtatcgatgtgcttgcttcgatcatggaagactggattctttgctagagcaatcgcagacttgttatccacatatatctctgtagGTTCCTTTTAAAAAAACTTAAGCCCATTTAGTAACTTcatgagccatattgcatgacaggtgcacgatgttgctgctacaaactcggcttcacacgttgacatagtcacaatgggttgcttcttcgagctctatgtgaacgccgtatctcccatatagaacacgaaaccactcgtactcttacgatcatctatgtctccagcccaatcactatcactgtatccaactagcttgaagtgatcagaaggcgaataaaacagaccatagtcaatcgtacctttgatgtagcgaagtatcctcttggccgccttcaaatgaattattgtaggtgcttccatgtatcgacttactagtccaactccgtagagaatatcagGCCTCGTacaggttaggtacctcaga of the Rutidosis leptorrhynchoides isolate AG116_Rl617_1_P2 chromosome 5, CSIRO_AGI_Rlap_v1, whole genome shotgun sequence genome contains:
- the LOC139850563 gene encoding cathecol O-methyltransferase 1-like encodes the protein MQLVTCSSLPMVMLSVIKLKVLDSIAEAGPDVQLSAHKIASRLSIPNPGAADMIDRMLFLLASHKIVTCTRVDTDLKPVRVYGLTPVAKYFVPNENGISLGPLMELVQGQVFIESWYKLKDCVLEGGIPFDMVHGANTFELPAINASFNEIFNKSMVHHSTFVMTEILKCYDGFDQLSSLVDVGGGLGITINMIVSKYPSIKGINYDLPHVLKHAPKYHGIEHVGGDMFHHVPQAAAIFMKWILHDWSNEHCVKLLRNCYKALPDNGKVIAVDAILPLIPDSSVWVQANTNTDAIMMTQDPGGRERTEDEFLALAKEAGFSRITKEAFACNFWVIEFHK